In Patescibacteria group bacterium, one DNA window encodes the following:
- a CDS encoding HemK family protein methyltransferase, with protein MEPIEYKKGYKNFLGCKIDLRFRPFIPRKETEFWVKKVIKNNLSRAKSREKFVCLDIFSGSGCIGIAILKHTKNSQMVFVEIDKNLIKQIKLNLKINKVSVNKYKIIQSDIFEKIKGRFDYIFANPPYVPLRNKHIVQQSVLNYEPLNAVFGGEDGLLLIRKFLKDAWKYLKKGGKIYMEFDHLQKRELEKLLEKLNYKNYKICKDQFKKYRWLIAK; from the coding sequence ATGGAACCAATTGAATACAAAAAAGGTTATAAAAATTTTCTTGGCTGTAAGATTGATTTAAGGTTTCGCCCATTTATTCCAAGAAAAGAAACAGAATTTTGGGTCAAGAAAGTTATTAAAAACAACTTGTCCCGAGCGAAGTCGAGGGAGAAATTTGTTTGCCTTGATATTTTTTCCGGCTCCGGATGTATTGGCATTGCAATTCTGAAACACACTAAAAATTCGCAAATGGTTTTTGTTGAGATTGATAAAAATCTTATCAAACAAATCAAACTCAATTTAAAAATTAATAAAGTTTCAGTAAATAAATATAAAATAATCCAGTCGGATATTTTTGAGAAAATTAAAGGGAGGTTTGATTATATCTTTGCCAATCCTCCATATGTGCCGTTGAGAAATAAGCACATAGTCCAGCAGTCAGTATTGAATTACGAGCCATTGAATGCTGTTTTTGGCGGAGAAGATGGATTATTACTAATCAGAAAATTTCTAAAAGACGCGTGGAAATACCTTAAAAAAGGCGGAAAAATCTATATGGAGTTCGATCATTTACAAAAAAGAGAGCTGGAAAAACTTTTGGAAAAATTAAATTATAAAAATTATAAAATCTGCAAAGACCAGTTTAAAAAATATCGCTGGTTGATTGCTAAATAA
- the ychF gene encoding redox-regulated ATPase YchF codes for MSLSIGIVGLPNVGKSTLFQAITKKQVDCANYPFCTIDPNIGVVAVPDERVDKLADLTHSKKKIYTTVQFVDIAGLVKGASQGEGLGNKFLANIREVDAVVYVLRCFKNEKIINPRNKIDPIEDKEILDTEMALKDLETVDKILEKIGKPAASASRKQAGPSKCGAFVGEQEAMKKAKELLKTGKVLSEAEWNEDEERILQSCQLLTMKKRLYLLNGVEEEIPAEIIQSFKEKDWPYIIIDILSEFGAGDLTINERKTLGLPELSKLDELIKEAYKLLDLITFLTTGEDETRAWTMKMGNTAPQAGGAIHTDFERCFIKAEVIDWKDLLNAHGFASAREKGLIRTEGKGYIVKDGDVIEIKSNA; via the coding sequence ATGTCATTATCAATTGGAATTGTGGGGTTGCCGAATGTGGGAAAATCGACTTTATTCCAGGCAATCACCAAAAAACAAGTAGATTGCGCAAATTATCCTTTTTGTACCATTGACCCGAACATTGGCGTTGTTGCTGTGCCTGACGAGCGAGTTGATAAACTGGCTGACTTAACCCATTCAAAGAAAAAAATTTATACCACAGTCCAGTTTGTGGATATTGCGGGCTTGGTCAAAGGCGCAAGTCAAGGCGAGGGGCTGGGCAATAAGTTCTTGGCAAATATTAGAGAAGTTGATGCTGTTGTTTATGTTTTACGCTGTTTTAAGAATGAAAAAATCATTAATCCCAGGAATAAAATCGACCCAATAGAAGACAAGGAAATTTTAGATACAGAAATGGCTTTAAAAGATTTGGAGACAGTGGATAAAATTTTAGAAAAAATAGGAAAACCCGCCGCAAGCGCTTCGCGCAAGCAGGCGGGCCCGTCAAAATGCGGAGCTTTTGTCGGGGAGCAGGAAGCAATGAAAAAAGCCAAAGAATTATTAAAAACAGGAAAGGTTTTAAGTGAAGCAGAATGGAACGAGGATGAAGAAAGAATATTGCAAAGCTGCCAGCTTTTGACTATGAAAAAAAGATTATATTTGCTCAATGGCGTTGAAGAAGAAATTCCTGCGGAAATAATCCAGAGTTTTAAAGAAAAAGATTGGCCGTATATTATAATTGATATTTTAAGCGAATTCGGAGCAGGGGATTTAACTATTAATGAAAGGAAGACGCTTGGGTTGCCGGAATTATCCAAATTGGATGAATTAATCAAGGAAGCGTATAAATTATTGGATTTGATAACCTTTCTCACAACAGGCGAAGATGAAACCCGCGCATGGACCATGAAAATGGGCAATACTGCGCCGCAAGCGGGCGGAGCAATCCATACTGATTTTGAAAGATGCTTTATTAAAGCCGAAGTTATTGACTGGAAGGACTTGTTAAATGCGCACGGATTTGCCAGTGCGCGCGAAAAAGGATTAATCCGCACAGAAGGCAAGGGATATATTGTAAAAGACGGCGACGTAATAGAAATAAAAAGCAACGCTTAA
- a CDS encoding phosphatase PAP2 family protein, producing MDLYLFEKINGLVFESKALDYIGMFLADFYQYIIGAVIIILLLWKKNRLMVLSVTISVFLSRLVIAEIIKTIVQRARPYMVLETANKIIAENADFKSMPSGHAAIFFALATAIYFFNKKLGVFFFVSAILISLARVFCGVHWPSDILVGAIIGIISGIIVGKIIKKYKTKKIILDF from the coding sequence ATGGATTTATACTTGTTTGAAAAAATCAACGGACTGGTTTTTGAATCAAAAGCACTGGATTATATCGGGATGTTTTTGGCTGATTTTTACCAGTATATTATAGGAGCTGTTATTATAATTCTTTTATTATGGAAGAAAAACCGTTTAATGGTTTTGTCAGTTACAATTTCTGTTTTTCTTTCCCGTCTTGTGATTGCGGAAATCATAAAAACCATTGTCCAACGTGCTCGGCCGTATATGGTGTTGGAAACAGCAAATAAAATAATTGCGGAAAATGCCGATTTTAAATCAATGCCATCAGGCCACGCGGCAATATTTTTTGCCCTGGCAACGGCAATTTATTTTTTCAATAAAAAATTAGGGGTATTCTTTTTTGTGAGCGCGATTTTAATTTCTCTCGCCCGCGTTTTCTGCGGAGTCCATTGGCCATCGGATATTCTAGTCGGAGCGATAATTGGTATTATTTCAGGGATAATAGTTGGAAAAATAATAAAAAAATATAAAACTAAAAAAATAATTCTTGACTTTTGA
- a CDS encoding PEGA domain-containing protein, translating into MTRRTRRIIFYFFVLIFIVFVPLIIFYALGYTFDWEKKTIVATGGIYLKSAPSGANIYINDNPKGKTTKLIRRLPPKIYDIEITKTDFHPWHKELTVEPNLVAKANNILLVSSNPKISLVATESAEYSLFEKKETNPYFIANKDLNETKTSKTLAKNVLNFVVYKNGILYLDNLTGQIFELDLTTLKSAEFFEQVFPSFNQGKWILSSDNKKLLCQKDKSVEILWLDDVSNNSILRQKGDLDKIDFNVKINDVIWMPETDEHLIVATDNTILITELDSHFPRNTVNFITTDKPQIIYNASDRILYFQSQNKIYQTKI; encoded by the coding sequence ATGACTCGAAGAACACGCAGAATTATTTTTTATTTCTTTGTGCTGATATTTATTGTTTTCGTCCCGCTGATTATTTTTTATGCCCTGGGCTATACTTTTGACTGGGAGAAAAAGACCATTGTCGCTACGGGCGGAATTTATCTAAAATCAGCGCCGTCAGGAGCTAACATTTATATTAATGACAACCCGAAAGGAAAAACCACCAAACTTATCAGGCGATTGCCGCCCAAAATATACGATATTGAAATAACAAAGACGGATTTTCATCCTTGGCACAAGGAATTAACTGTTGAACCTAATCTGGTGGCAAAAGCCAATAATATTCTACTTGTGTCGTCTAATCCTAAAATCTCATTAGTGGCTACAGAAAGCGCGGAATATTCTCTGTTTGAAAAAAAGGAAACAAATCCTTATTTCATCGCCAATAAAGATCTTAATGAAACAAAAACCTCAAAAACTCTGGCCAAAAACGTACTCAATTTTGTGGTTTATAAAAACGGTATTTTATATTTGGATAACCTAACTGGCCAGATTTTCGAACTGGATTTAACTACCTTAAAATCAGCGGAGTTTTTTGAGCAGGTATTTCCGAGTTTTAATCAAGGAAAATGGATTCTCTCCAGCGACAATAAAAAACTGCTCTGCCAAAAAGACAAATCAGTTGAGATTTTGTGGCTGGACGATGTCAGTAATAACTCAATTTTGCGCCAAAAAGGAGATTTGGATAAGATTGATTTCAACGTAAAAATCAATGACGTAATCTGGATGCCCGAAACCGATGAGCATTTAATTGTTGCAACCGATAACACGATTTTAATTACTGAACTCGACAGCCACTTTCCGCGCAATACTGTAAATTTCATTACTACTGACAAGCCACAAATAATTTATAATGCTTCAGATAGAATCCTCTACTTCCAAAGCCAGAATAAAATATATCAGACAAAGATATAA
- a CDS encoding rod shape-determining protein: MFVRKIGIDLGTANTLVYIPQKGIVINEPSVVAVSIEDNRVLAVGNEAKEMIGKTPETIVAYRPLKDGVIADYRVTQAMLSYFINKAGGRFRIFKPEVMVSIPAGITSTERRAVIEATLHAGAKTAYVAKEPILAAIGAGIPINSPAGNMIVDIGGGTSEVAIISLGGIVAWSSVRVAGDKIDKAIADYIKKKYNLAIGERTAEQIKIQIGSAIPNPERGNLKIKGRDLIEGLPKTIEFTNKEVVEAISGELKEIVRVIKSVLQVTPPELAADVIDRGMFLSGGGALLSNIDDLISKATGVSCYVVGDPLLSVVKGTGIILENLEVYKRSIMSKK; encoded by the coding sequence ATGTTTGTGAGAAAAATTGGCATAGATCTAGGTACGGCCAATACTTTGGTTTATATTCCTCAAAAAGGGATAGTGATTAATGAACCTTCTGTGGTTGCTGTATCCATTGAAGATAACCGGGTTCTGGCAGTGGGCAATGAAGCCAAGGAAATGATTGGGAAAACACCTGAAACTATTGTCGCTTACCGTCCATTAAAAGACGGCGTGATTGCTGACTACCGGGTCACCCAAGCAATGTTGTCCTATTTTATCAATAAAGCAGGAGGTAGATTTAGGATATTCAAGCCGGAAGTTATGGTCTCTATTCCAGCAGGTATAACTTCTACTGAAAGAAGAGCAGTAATTGAAGCAACTCTCCACGCAGGAGCCAAGACAGCCTATGTTGCCAAAGAACCGATTCTGGCAGCTATTGGCGCTGGAATCCCGATTAATTCGCCTGCAGGCAATATGATTGTTGATATTGGCGGAGGTACGTCAGAAGTGGCGATTATTTCTTTAGGGGGAATCGTTGCTTGGTCTTCAGTCAGAGTAGCAGGAGATAAGATTGATAAAGCGATTGCCGACTATATCAAGAAAAAATACAACCTGGCTATCGGCGAAAGAACCGCCGAACAAATTAAAATTCAAATTGGCAGCGCTATTCCTAATCCTGAACGCGGAAACTTAAAAATAAAAGGCAGGGACTTGATAGAAGGCCTGCCGAAAACAATTGAATTTACCAACAAAGAAGTGGTTGAGGCGATTTCAGGAGAATTGAAAGAAATCGTCAGGGTGATCAAAAGCGTTTTACAGGTTACCCCGCCGGAATTGGCTGCTGATGTCATAGATAGAGGAATGTTTTTATCCGGTGGCGGGGCATTATTATCTAATATTGATGATTTGATTTCTAAAGCAACTGGCGTTTCTTGCTATGTTGTTGGCGACCCGTTGCTTAGCGTTGTTAAAGGAACAGGTATTATTTTAGAAAATCTGGAAGTTTATAAACGAAGCATAATGTCAAAAAAATGA
- a CDS encoding glycosyltransferase family 4 protein: protein MKIGIAVNISLERRTGVEEYVYNLLTNFPMLEESKKHRILIYSPDNLKWPFKKLWTQIRLSWEMFKNPPDVLFVPAHTFPLIHPRLVITIQGLEFEKLPKMYPFFKRLFLRWMTKRNVKKADRIIVPSQNTKDDLIEFYHADTSKIFVIHHGVGNPLPAEAQSAKEGQAEILNTPYLLYLGRGDQRKNIQGLIKAFKILKQDHQIPHKLILAGPNIGYKIYKNLKDDVICTGYVDDNKKWSLLKNADVFIFPSFYEGFGIPVLEAQKVGTPVVAASTSSFSEILGDHRRGGASSALLVNPYRPTEIAEAIHKIIRNQNFSDELIKRGYENVQRFSWSKCTKETLEIITNV from the coding sequence ATGAAAATCGGGATTGCTGTAAATATTTCATTAGAACGTCGGACTGGTGTTGAGGAATATGTTTACAATTTATTGACGAATTTTCCGATGCTTGAAGAATCCAAAAAGCATCGGATTTTAATATATTCTCCTGATAATTTAAAATGGCCATTCAAAAAACTTTGGACCCAGATAAGATTAAGCTGGGAGATGTTTAAAAATCCTCCCGATGTCTTGTTTGTGCCAGCGCATACTTTTCCATTAATCCATCCAAGGTTGGTTATTACTATTCAGGGGCTGGAATTTGAGAAACTGCCGAAAATGTATCCATTTTTTAAAAGATTATTTTTGCGCTGGATGACAAAAAGAAATGTCAAAAAAGCAGACAGGATAATTGTTCCGTCTCAAAATACGAAAGATGATTTAATTGAATTTTATCATGCCGATACAAGCAAGATTTTTGTAATTCATCACGGCGTCGGAAACCCCTTGCCCGCCGAAGCGCAAAGCGCGAAGGAGGGGCAGGCCGAAATATTAAATACTCCATACTTACTATATCTCGGCAGGGGAGACCAAAGAAAAAATATTCAGGGTTTAATTAAAGCGTTTAAAATTTTAAAACAAGATCATCAAATCCCGCATAAATTAATTTTAGCCGGACCGAATATTGGTTACAAAATTTATAAAAATTTAAAAGATGATGTTATTTGTACTGGCTATGTTGATGATAATAAAAAATGGTCTTTATTAAAAAATGCTGATGTCTTTATCTTTCCGTCTTTTTACGAAGGATTTGGGATTCCGGTTTTGGAAGCGCAGAAAGTCGGAACGCCGGTAGTTGCTGCGAGCACTTCAAGTTTCTCCGAGATTTTAGGAGACCACCGCCGTGGCGGGGCAAGTAGCGCACTACTGGTAAATCCGTATCGCCCAACAGAAATCGCAGAGGCAATCCATAAAATTATCCGCAATCAGAATTTCAGCGATGAATTAATTAAAAGAGGTTATGAAAATGTTCAGCGTTTTTCTTGGTCCAAATGCACTAAAGAAACACTGGAAATAATTACTAATGTCTAA
- a CDS encoding RlmE family RNA methyltransferase, which yields MYRKNLKDEYYTRKSREENYPARSVYKLQEIDEKFKIFKTGDCVLDLGCAPGSWLLYIAEKVGDKGKAIGTDIIDLKIKLPENAEFIKSDIIDFNIDKTFDIVVSDVAPHTSGEHFVDAENSLECCERVLEIMKNNLKAGGNFVCKILEGEGTGNFFQKIKKSFESAKIYKPKASRKESRETYIIGKNYGTN from the coding sequence ATGTATCGTAAAAATTTAAAAGATGAATATTATACGCGGAAATCCCGGGAGGAAAATTATCCTGCCCGGTCAGTTTATAAACTTCAGGAAATTGATGAAAAATTTAAAATTTTCAAAACAGGGGATTGTGTTTTAGATTTGGGTTGCGCTCCGGGGTCATGGCTTTTGTATATTGCGGAAAAAGTTGGCGATAAAGGCAAAGCTATTGGGACAGATATTATAGATTTAAAAATCAAACTTCCTGAAAACGCAGAATTTATTAAATCAGATATAATAGATTTTAATATTGATAAGACCTTTGATATTGTTGTTTCTGATGTTGCGCCCCATACTTCCGGAGAACATTTTGTCGATGCGGAAAATTCATTAGAGTGTTGCGAAAGGGTGCTGGAGATTATGAAGAACAATTTAAAAGCAGGAGGGAATTTTGTCTGCAAGATTTTAGAAGGCGAGGGGACTGGTAATTTTTTCCAGAAAATAAAAAAGAGTTTTGAGTCCGCAAAAATCTACAAGCCAAAGGCCTCGCGCAAAGAGAGTCGGGAAACTTATATTATTGGTAAGAATTATGGAACCAATTGA
- a CDS encoding FAD-binding protein, with translation MLSKEKIEQFRKQIEGDILTQRYWREVYATDASIYKFVPELIVLPKTKQDIQKTIKFAKENKIGITCRTAGTSVAGAAVGPGIILDFTRYFDKILEIIPPSTSSGQVAFVRTQPAVIYDDLQAKLAEKGLFLPPVPASSRACMIGGNVATKACGGGAVKYGTLDDFMLAIEFIDADGDIVNTETGQGVEKFKEKLEALRKKILNDKKSMAIINRKADVQNASTYNIFAFDKYADTNELIAHLMMGSIGTLGIFTEIKLKVIEKPASLAGGPVSWAVFLADLYQIDNFIKEVKRLGCSGVELVDKVSLELASSCFPMLGLSKQAEAMFIVQFDEKIEATLKEFENSLKNFKLVGEVIKDAEKMAKIWELRKCLLPLTAKFSPTTKPLVSIDDVGVRIKDLPDLIKDLRQIFKDLNIQVTLYGHAGTGTIHIDPVIEATSKKHVKIIKKIADKVYAAVFKYDGTIATEHGGGRCRSMYLKKEWGRKILKYLKEIKKIFDSDDILNPETMFSKAKIYDNIKIPMKPLGLEEWSCMECAYCQNKCPAWITAKKGETGPKQFKNLIRYRVLEVKEGDPEIPAIEGQIKKCVLCGNCTKTCETIVGAKLKEFNENYRNDLTGK, from the coding sequence ATGTTATCAAAAGAAAAAATTGAACAATTTAGAAAACAAATTGAGGGCGATATTTTGACGCAAAGATATTGGCGTGAGGTTTATGCGACCGATGCGAGCATTTATAAATTTGTTCCAGAGCTGATTGTTTTGCCAAAAACAAAACAGGATATACAAAAGACAATTAAATTCGCCAAAGAAAACAAAATCGGCATTACTTGCAGAACAGCAGGAACATCCGTTGCAGGTGCAGCAGTTGGCCCGGGAATTATTCTTGATTTTACAAGATATTTCGACAAAATATTGGAAATTATTCCCCCTTCGACAAGCTCAGGGCAAGTCGCTTTTGTTCGTACACAGCCCGCAGTAATTTATGATGATTTACAAGCAAAGCTTGCTGAAAAGGGATTATTTTTGCCGCCTGTGCCGGCTTCCTCAAGAGCTTGTATGATTGGGGGCAATGTAGCAACTAAGGCCTGCGGCGGAGGCGCGGTAAAATATGGAACTCTTGATGATTTTATGCTGGCAATTGAATTTATTGATGCTGACGGCGATATTGTTAATACTGAAACCGGACAAGGAGTTGAAAAATTCAAAGAAAAACTGGAAGCTCTGCGGAAAAAGATTTTAAATGACAAAAAATCAATGGCAATCATCAACCGCAAGGCTGATGTGCAGAATGCTTCCACTTATAATATTTTTGCTTTTGATAAATATGCTGATACTAATGAATTGATTGCACATCTGATGATGGGGAGCATCGGCACTTTGGGTATTTTTACGGAAATTAAATTAAAAGTTATAGAAAAGCCTGCCTCGTTGGCAGGCGGGCCTGTTTCCTGGGCAGTGTTTCTGGCTGACTTATATCAGATTGATAATTTTATCAAGGAAGTTAAGCGACTTGGTTGTTCTGGGGTTGAGTTAGTTGATAAGGTTTCGCTGGAGCTTGCTTCAAGCTGTTTTCCGATGTTGGGACTTTCTAAACAAGCAGAAGCGATGTTTATTGTACAGTTTGACGAAAAAATAGAAGCAACATTAAAGGAGTTTGAAAATTCATTAAAGAATTTTAAACTGGTCGGCGAGGTTATTAAGGATGCGGAAAAAATGGCAAAAATCTGGGAATTAAGAAAATGCTTATTACCTTTGACTGCAAAATTTTCTCCGACTACCAAGCCACTGGTTTCTATTGATGATGTCGGAGTAAGAATAAAAGACCTTCCTGATTTAATAAAAGATTTGAGGCAGATATTTAAGGATTTGAATATCCAGGTCACTTTATACGGGCACGCAGGCACAGGCACGATTCATATTGATCCGGTAATTGAAGCAACAAGCAAGAAACACGTGAAAATAATCAAGAAAATTGCGGATAAAGTTTATGCTGCGGTCTTTAAATATGACGGTACAATTGCCACAGAGCATGGCGGAGGTAGATGTAGAAGTATGTATTTGAAAAAAGAATGGGGTAGAAAGATACTAAAATATCTTAAAGAAATCAAGAAAATCTTTGACTCTGATGATATTCTTAATCCTGAAACAATGTTCAGCAAGGCAAAGATTTATGATAATATAAAAATTCCAATGAAACCGCTGGGGCTAGAAGAATGGTCTTGTATGGAATGTGCTTATTGCCAGAATAAATGTCCTGCTTGGATTACTGCGAAAAAAGGCGAGACAGGGCCAAAACAATTCAAAAATTTAATTAGGTACAGAGTTTTGGAAGTTAAAGAAGGTGATCCGGAAATCCCTGCCATAGAGGGGCAAATCAAAAAGTGTGTTCTTTGCGGAAACTGCACCAAAACCTGCGAAACTATTGTTGGCGCAAAACTAAAAGAGTTCAATGAGAATTATCGCAATGATTTGACAGGGAAATAA
- a CDS encoding phosphoribosylamine--glycine ligase, with protein MNNLNNEKTKKDFTPKNFLFVSFESLSGDLAWKIKNEGHEVKIYIKSEGDKDVYEGFLEKVDNWQEYKDWADVIVFDDVGFGNIADSLRKEGKLVVGGSKYTDKLEEDREFGQDEIKKAGLSILPHWDFTDFNSAIEFIKSNPGRYVFKPSGFISSDLKGVLFLGQEDDGKDLIEILEQNKKAWAKKIKTFQIQKMAVGVEVAVGAFFNGEDFIYPININFEHKKLFPGDIGPYTGEMGTLMYWSEPNEIFNMTLAKIKEELRKSGYIGYVDLNCIANQKGIFPLEFTCRFGYPTISIQMEGITSEMGEFLYTIAKKEKFELKTKKGFQVGIVVAVPPYPYEDKNETFIYRDLSILFRKPNLDGVHLGDVKLINNVWCVAGETGYVLIVTGSGNTVEETRKQAYNRIKNIMLQNMYYRTDIGLKWYQDSDKLQTWGYFK; from the coding sequence ATGAATAATCTAAATAATGAAAAAACTAAAAAAGATTTTACTCCCAAAAATTTTTTATTTGTTTCTTTTGAAAGTTTAAGCGGCGATTTAGCATGGAAAATAAAAAATGAAGGCCACGAGGTTAAGATATATATAAAATCAGAAGGCGATAAAGATGTTTATGAAGGATTTCTTGAAAAAGTTGACAATTGGCAGGAATATAAAGATTGGGCTGATGTAATTGTTTTTGACGATGTGGGATTCGGAAATATTGCTGACTCTTTAAGAAAAGAAGGGAAACTTGTTGTTGGCGGAAGTAAATATACGGATAAACTTGAAGAAGACAGGGAATTCGGGCAGGATGAAATAAAAAAAGCCGGACTGAGTATTCTTCCGCATTGGGATTTTACCGATTTTAATTCAGCAATAGAATTTATCAAATCAAACCCCGGGAGGTATGTTTTTAAACCGTCTGGGTTTATTAGTTCTGATTTAAAAGGAGTTCTGTTTTTGGGCCAGGAAGATGATGGCAAGGATTTAATTGAAATTTTGGAACAAAATAAAAAAGCATGGGCAAAAAAAATAAAAACATTTCAAATCCAGAAAATGGCTGTCGGTGTTGAGGTAGCTGTCGGCGCTTTTTTCAACGGAGAAGATTTTATTTACCCTATAAATATTAATTTTGAGCACAAGAAGCTTTTCCCCGGAGATATAGGGCCGTATACTGGAGAAATGGGAACGCTGATGTATTGGTCAGAGCCGAATGAAATTTTTAATATGACTTTGGCCAAAATAAAAGAAGAGCTGAGAAAATCTGGATATATTGGATATGTAGACTTGAATTGTATTGCTAATCAAAAAGGCATCTTTCCTCTTGAATTTACTTGCCGTTTTGGATATCCCACTATTAGTATTCAAATGGAAGGTATTACTTCTGAAATGGGCGAGTTCCTTTATACAATTGCCAAAAAAGAAAAATTCGAGTTAAAAACAAAAAAAGGATTTCAGGTAGGTATTGTAGTCGCAGTTCCGCCATATCCTTATGAAGATAAAAATGAAACTTTTATTTACAGGGATTTATCAATTCTTTTCAGAAAGCCGAATTTGGACGGCGTTCATTTAGGGGATGTGAAACTAATAAATAATGTTTGGTGCGTTGCTGGCGAAACAGGATATGTTTTAATTGTTACTGGTTCAGGGAACACAGTCGAAGAGACAAGAAAGCAGGCTTATAATAGAATCAAAAATATAATGCTCCAAAATATGTATTACAGGACAGACATCGGTTTAAAATGGTATCAGGATTCTGATAAGCTTCAGACCTGGGGTTATTTCAAATAA
- a CDS encoding glycosyltransferase encodes MSKIAIIHDYLASYGGAEKTFKILSDIFPDAELYTLFYLPDIKQKLFPIKRVHTSFLQKFPKFMRKHYQWLLPLLPIATETVDLRDFDIVISSSHSWVKGIITRPKTTHICYCYSPTRYLWDKSRKNFLLHYFRMWDRQASERVDEFIACSKAIQERIKKYYKRDSVVIYPPATPASWLAWRAGPPIQSRGEFYLIVSQLRKYKRIDLAIEAFNKLGLELMIIGTGPEKRFLQSIAKKNIKFLGWQPDEVVNKYYQNCTAFIFPSEDDFGIAPVEAMFFGKPVLAFRSGGAIETIIEGKTGEFFDYQNPAVLADGIRRLRLKNYDSKFIAAHVQKFSREKFEKEIKEYIDKVHKVINILHSMRPK; translated from the coding sequence ATGTCTAAAATTGCGATAATACATGATTATTTGGCTTCTTACGGCGGGGCGGAAAAAACTTTTAAAATTTTGTCCGATATTTTTCCCGATGCCGAGCTTTATACATTGTTTTACCTTCCGGACATTAAACAAAAATTATTTCCAATCAAGCGAGTGCATACTTCGTTTTTGCAGAAATTTCCTAAATTCATGCGCAAGCACTATCAATGGCTTTTGCCATTATTGCCGATTGCTACCGAGACCGTTGACTTGCGCGATTTCGATATAGTAATTTCCTCCAGTCATTCTTGGGTTAAAGGAATTATTACCCGTCCCAAAACCACGCATATCTGTTATTGTTATAGTCCGACCAGGTATTTATGGGACAAATCAAGAAAGAATTTCTTGTTGCATTATTTCAGAATGTGGGACAGACAGGCATCAGAACGGGTGGATGAATTCATTGCCTGTTCAAAGGCAATACAAGAGAGAATCAAGAAATACTACAAAAGAGATTCCGTGGTGATATACCCGCCCGCAACGCCAGCAAGCTGGCTTGCTTGGCGGGCGGGCCCGCCCATTCAATCTCGGGGTGAATTTTACTTAATCGTCTCTCAATTACGCAAATACAAACGCATTGATTTAGCAATTGAAGCTTTCAATAAATTAGGATTGGAATTAATGATTATCGGCACTGGACCAGAAAAAAGATTTTTACAGAGCATAGCCAAAAAAAATATAAAATTTTTAGGATGGCAGCCGGATGAGGTCGTGAATAAGTATTACCAAAATTGCACAGCTTTTATTTTTCCATCAGAAGATGATTTCGGTATAGCGCCGGTTGAGGCAATGTTTTTCGGCAAGCCGGTTTTGGCTTTCAGGTCAGGAGGGGCGATTGAAACAATCATCGAAGGCAAAACAGGGGAGTTTTTCGATTATCAAAATCCAGCAGTTTTGGCAGATGGCATCCGCAGGCTGCGTTTAAAAAATTACGACTCGAAATTTATCGCCGCACATGTCCAGAAATTCAGCAGAGAGAAATTTGAAAAAGAAATAAAAGAGTATATAGATAAAGTGCATAAGGTCATTAACATATTGCACTCTATGAGGCCTAAGTAG
- a CDS encoding SET domain-containing protein produces MDIKRTALRNLKNTYCRLKISPHHGVGVFAIRDIPKNFNPFKGLKRQKWAEISIDDLKHLEKDVIKMIDDFYVIEKNGKIEVNEDGLNGMNISFFFNDSKTPNVKRVKGGHEVITLRKIKKNKELTLAYSTFDYKYN; encoded by the coding sequence ATGGATATCAAAAGAACCGCCTTAAGAAATCTAAAGAATACTTATTGTAGATTAAAAATATCCCCGCACCACGGCGTGGGGGTTTTTGCTATCCGCGATATTCCAAAAAACTTCAATCCTTTTAAAGGATTAAAAAGACAGAAATGGGCGGAGATAAGCATTGACGATTTGAAGCATTTAGAAAAAGATGTGATAAAAATGATAGATGATTTTTATGTTATTGAAAAAAATGGTAAAATTGAAGTGAATGAAGACGGACTTAATGGGATGAATATTTCGTTTTTCTTTAATGATTCCAAAACGCCAAATGTAAAAAGAGTCAAGGGCGGTCATGAAGTCATCACATTAAGAAAAATAAAGAAAAATAAAGAATTGACCTTAGCATACAGCACTTTCGATTATAAATATAATTAA